The following are encoded in a window of Jeotgalibacillus aurantiacus genomic DNA:
- a CDS encoding ABC transporter ATP-binding protein, translating into MRLRNVMRMPDVIDLQNVSFQFPESDKPLFSGLDFHVGQGEKVVITGPSGCGKSSLLFLLNRLYPANCDGILSGSVTLFGRDASEYGPGEINQRIATVFQDPDSQFCMPTVEEELAFTLENAKIPVEDMDQRITAVLEETGLSEFRHAVIQTLSGGQKQRVATACAWIMEPDILLLDEPLTHLDPVTAKEFVAWLRRLHASRDLTVVAIDHQVALWDGFFDRKWQMEAPKHERPQVLRQVRSQAAVSLNVHELAVSPILSPVSFSLKEGSIAVLAGPNGSGKSTLLKALCGLKSTGGSVKPDRIGYVPQSPEFLFLTKSVHEELAFGGGSNVDHMLERLYLNEVADAHPFAVSHGQKRRVAIGAMLCDGRPVIVMDEPTAGQDAAALQELESLLIERANEGVTFLIVTHDMNFAARVADQVLLLREGQLTGVFSPGQVWQNKELLSAHRLLAPAGGERYAAVAAPHESFY; encoded by the coding sequence ATGCGATTACGAAACGTGATGCGCATGCCTGATGTGATTGATTTACAGAACGTGTCGTTTCAGTTTCCTGAATCGGACAAACCCTTGTTCAGCGGGCTGGATTTTCACGTGGGACAAGGCGAAAAAGTTGTGATTACCGGACCAAGCGGCTGCGGCAAATCGTCGTTATTGTTTTTGTTGAATCGGCTTTATCCAGCGAATTGTGATGGGATTCTTTCGGGCAGCGTGACGCTGTTTGGACGAGACGCTTCAGAATATGGACCTGGTGAAATCAATCAGCGGATTGCGACTGTTTTTCAGGATCCCGACAGTCAGTTTTGCATGCCAACTGTGGAAGAAGAGCTTGCGTTTACGTTGGAAAATGCGAAGATTCCGGTTGAAGACATGGATCAGCGGATTACTGCTGTGCTTGAGGAAACCGGGTTGAGTGAATTCAGGCATGCGGTGATTCAAACCTTATCGGGCGGACAGAAACAGCGGGTCGCAACGGCCTGTGCGTGGATCATGGAGCCTGATATTCTGCTGTTGGATGAACCGCTCACGCATTTAGATCCGGTGACGGCTAAGGAATTTGTGGCGTGGCTTCGCAGGCTTCACGCCTCACGCGATCTTACCGTGGTGGCGATCGATCATCAGGTCGCATTATGGGATGGATTTTTTGATCGCAAATGGCAGATGGAAGCGCCGAAGCATGAGCGCCCTCAAGTACTTCGGCAGGTGAGAAGTCAGGCGGCCGTGAGTTTAAATGTTCATGAGCTCGCTGTCTCGCCTATCCTCTCACCTGTATCGTTTTCATTGAAAGAGGGCTCGATCGCGGTGCTTGCCGGACCGAACGGCAGTGGTAAGTCTACACTTTTAAAAGCGCTGTGCGGCTTAAAATCTACCGGGGGCAGTGTGAAACCTGACAGAATCGGTTACGTGCCGCAGTCTCCCGAATTTCTGTTTTTAACAAAAAGTGTTCATGAGGAGCTTGCCTTTGGTGGAGGTTCAAATGTGGATCACATGCTTGAACGCTTATATTTGAACGAAGTGGCGGACGCTCATCCTTTTGCAGTCAGTCATGGTCAGAAGCGGCGCGTAGCCATCGGTGCCATGTTATGTGACGGCAGACCGGTTATTGTTATGGATGAACCAACTGCCGGACAGGATGCTGCGGCCCTTCAGGAGCTTGAGTCATTGCTGATTGAAAGGGCGAACGAAGGCGTAACTTTCCTGATCGTCACGCATGATATGAACTTTGCTGCGCGCGTGGCTGATCAGGTGTTACTTTTGCGCGAGGGACAGCTGACAGGCGTGTTTTCGCCCGGGCAGGTTTGGCAGAATAAGGAGCTTTTAAGCGCACACCGTTTACTGGCTCCAGCGGGGGGTGAGCGCTATGCGGCAGTGGCTGCACCGCATGAATCCTTCTATTAA
- a CDS encoding energy-coupling factor transporter transmembrane component T family protein — translation MRQWLHRMNPSIKFVIITISMMTMAFFFNPWTPLVFFFGVVLFQLAFAKVSWKIWGLMMLPFLLGAVGYFWTTLVFGNDNADPLGTALSLSFRVLAFSSLSLLFVFTTKPVDFILSLMQQLRLSPKIAYSILVGYQFLPVLKDEFVQIQQAQELRGIVKPKSPVKRVLTMRHVLIPMLAGAVRKAERTAFAMEARGFTGESDRTFYRRAAIGRTDIWMTIMFLALVLISIYAGIMGPAIQ, via the coding sequence ATGCGGCAGTGGCTGCACCGCATGAATCCTTCTATTAAGTTTGTGATCATCACGATTTCTATGATGACGATGGCGTTTTTCTTCAATCCATGGACACCACTCGTATTCTTTTTTGGTGTTGTGCTGTTTCAGCTCGCATTTGCGAAGGTGTCGTGGAAGATCTGGGGGCTGATGATGCTGCCGTTTTTACTCGGTGCCGTCGGCTATTTCTGGACCACGCTTGTTTTTGGCAATGACAATGCTGACCCGCTCGGCACGGCTTTATCGTTGAGCTTCCGGGTGCTGGCCTTCTCCAGTTTGTCGTTACTATTTGTTTTTACGACAAAACCGGTTGACTTCATTCTGAGCCTGATGCAGCAGCTGAGGCTCTCGCCGAAGATCGCCTACAGCATTTTGGTCGGGTATCAGTTTCTTCCTGTATTGAAGGATGAATTTGTTCAGATTCAGCAGGCGCAGGAGCTGCGGGGTATCGTGAAGCCTAAGTCGCCTGTTAAACGGGTGCTCACGATGCGACACGTGCTGATTCCGATGCTGGCCGGTGCTGTGAGAAAAGCGGAACGGACTGCCTTTGCGATGGAAGCGCGGGGGTTTACCGGTGAAAGTGACCGTACGTTTTACCGGAGAGCAGCAATTGGACGGACAGACATTTGGATGACGATCATGTTTTTGGCACTCGTTTTGATCAGTATCTATGCAGGGATCATGGGACCGGCTATTCAATAG
- the phnD gene encoding phosphate/phosphite/phosphonate ABC transporter substrate-binding protein, whose translation MKKRFLTAAALSTAMILAACGNAEDSEDSDQRSSDEEAFTIGVIPAQTEGEMEGAMNKLQDILTEELGRETKIDVYPDYNGVVEAMNYDQIDMAYLGPLTYVIAQERSDAKAIITQLVDGEPFYHSYIITHTDESYETIEDLLNDPAAVDFAFGDPNSTSGSLIPSIELQDRGVYESEDDYDFNTVRFTGSHDATALAVQNKQVTAGAIDSAIYNQLIESGKIDESQLKVIWESEPLFQYPWAVTAGTDEETIQTLQDAFLAIEDPEILDAFGASGFTEATPEDYNSILDAAEKQGILNE comes from the coding sequence ATGAAAAAACGTTTTTTGACGGCGGCTGCGCTTTCGACAGCCATGATTCTTGCTGCTTGCGGGAATGCTGAGGACAGCGAGGACAGCGACCAACGAAGCTCCGATGAGGAGGCCTTTACGATTGGTGTCATTCCAGCTCAGACCGAGGGCGAAATGGAAGGCGCGATGAACAAGCTTCAGGACATTTTGACTGAGGAGCTTGGCAGAGAAACGAAAATTGATGTGTATCCTGATTACAACGGCGTCGTGGAAGCAATGAATTATGATCAGATTGACATGGCGTATCTTGGACCGCTGACGTATGTCATTGCCCAGGAACGCAGTGATGCAAAAGCGATCATCACCCAGCTTGTGGACGGCGAGCCGTTTTATCATTCCTATATCATTACTCATACTGATGAGTCATACGAAACAATCGAAGATTTATTAAACGATCCGGCGGCAGTTGATTTTGCTTTTGGTGACCCCAACTCGACATCCGGCTCTCTGATTCCTTCTATTGAACTGCAGGATCGCGGTGTTTATGAGTCTGAGGACGACTATGATTTTAATACAGTCCGCTTTACAGGATCACACGATGCAACTGCGCTTGCTGTACAGAATAAACAGGTAACGGCCGGTGCGATTGACAGTGCGATTTATAATCAGCTGATTGAATCCGGTAAAATTGATGAATCCCAGCTGAAAGTCATCTGGGAATCGGAGCCGTTGTTCCAGTATCCTTGGGCTGTGACAGCAGGTACTGATGAAGAAACGATCCAGACCTTACAGGACGCCTTCCTTGCGATTGAAGATCCTGAAATCCTCGACGCATTTGGTGCATCAGGATTCACGGAAGCTACACCTGAAGACTATAACAGTATCCTGGATGCCGCTGAAAAACAGGGCATTTTAAATGAATAG
- the phnE gene encoding phosphonate ABC transporter, permease protein PhnE, with amino-acid sequence MWFKKRHLLYVAVLTVLVTISMRITEFDLAKFRDFRNMIDFLGQWFPMDFSRLPLMLEDAGETLAMAFLGSFFALLISLPISFLAAKNTAPTGFFHVWRVVLSFIRSVPEIVIGLILLTMLGLGPFPAVIAIMIHNIGVLGKLISELIEAADPGPQEAMVAVGARKWTAHFFSILPQIWPNVLSHFFYRFEVAIRTSLVLGFIGGGGIGQRLFNDFKTFQYSSVALDVLIIMVMVIAIDFLTSYIRNRVI; translated from the coding sequence TTGTGGTTTAAAAAAAGACATCTTCTTTATGTTGCTGTTTTGACCGTATTGGTGACTATCAGTATGCGTATCACGGAATTTGATTTAGCCAAATTCCGTGATTTTCGCAATATGATTGATTTTCTAGGTCAATGGTTCCCGATGGATTTCTCCAGGCTTCCTCTCATGCTTGAAGATGCAGGTGAAACATTGGCGATGGCGTTTCTCGGGAGCTTTTTTGCGCTTTTAATCTCCCTTCCCATCAGCTTCCTGGCCGCTAAAAATACAGCGCCAACCGGATTTTTTCATGTGTGGCGCGTCGTCTTGAGCTTTATCCGCTCGGTTCCTGAGATTGTGATCGGTCTTATATTGCTGACGATGCTTGGTCTAGGGCCGTTTCCCGCTGTTATTGCGATCATGATTCATAACATCGGGGTGCTTGGAAAGCTGATCTCTGAATTAATCGAGGCGGCTGATCCCGGGCCTCAGGAAGCCATGGTGGCTGTGGGTGCAAGGAAATGGACCGCTCATTTCTTCAGCATTCTGCCACAAATCTGGCCTAATGTATTGTCACACTTTTTTTACCGTTTCGAAGTGGCGATCCGGACCTCTCTCGTGCTCGGATTTATCGGGGGCGGCGGGATCGGACAGCGTTTATTCAACGATTTTAAAACCTTTCAATACAGCTCAGTCGCACTTGACGTGCTCATTATCATGGTCATGGTGATCGCCATTGATTTTCTGACGAGCTATATTCGAAATCGAGTCATTTAA
- the phnC gene encoding phosphonate ABC transporter ATP-binding protein, translated as MIQTQQLSVRYPNTEAPALADVTLSFSKGEFVCVLGKSGAGKSTFIRCLNGLQPPTSGTVLVNEKSLSDLSGTKIRQVRRSSGMIFQHFNLIPRLSVMQNVLTGSFGSRSSLKNLTGVFSKQEMERAREILKEVGLSDLEKRKVEKLSGGQKQRVGIARALMQEPAILLGDEPVASLDPGTADQIFRLITRMHRSLGLLTIINVHDVQLAKQYADRIIALKDGHVIFDGEPEQFTQEEYDQTYA; from the coding sequence ATGATTCAGACACAACAGCTTTCAGTCCGCTATCCAAATACAGAAGCCCCTGCCCTGGCTGATGTCACCCTTTCTTTTTCTAAAGGGGAGTTCGTCTGTGTGCTCGGAAAAAGCGGTGCAGGTAAATCAACCTTTATCCGATGCCTGAATGGTCTGCAGCCGCCCACATCCGGAACTGTGCTGGTAAACGAAAAATCACTGTCTGATCTTTCAGGGACTAAAATCAGACAGGTTCGCCGCTCATCCGGTATGATTTTTCAGCACTTCAATCTCATTCCGCGACTATCTGTGATGCAAAATGTGCTGACCGGATCTTTTGGCTCCCGTTCTTCGTTAAAGAATCTGACAGGTGTTTTTTCAAAGCAGGAAATGGAACGGGCCCGCGAAATATTAAAAGAAGTCGGTTTATCAGATCTCGAGAAGCGCAAAGTGGAAAAGCTGTCCGGAGGTCAAAAACAGCGTGTCGGCATTGCCCGGGCACTGATGCAGGAGCCGGCTATTCTACTTGGAGATGAACCCGTTGCAAGCCTTGACCCCGGAACAGCTGATCAGATTTTCCGGCTGATTACACGCATGCATCGTTCTCTTGGTCTGTTAACGATCATCAACGTGCATGATGTTCAGCTTGCGAAACAGTACGCAGATCGGATCATTGCGTTAAAGGATGGTCACGTGATTTTTGATGGAGAACCGGAACAGTTTACACAGGAAGAATACGATCAAACTTATGCATAA
- a CDS encoding EamA family transporter yields the protein MNKPDRWIGILLVTLGATFWGVGGTVAKRLFETEQIPVEWLVSVRLLLAGALLLLIAMTTKNKANVIRIWRDRSAVIQLVTFSILGMLGVQYTYMASIDLGNAAVATLLQYLAPVFILSYLIFRRISRFTGRDLIGVLLALSGTYLLLTNGSIQTLSVPAGAIIWGVLSGVALAFYTLYAGDLLAKWGSLNVIGWGMLIGGATMALIHPPWVINTTGWTGPTLVSLGFVIVFGTMLAFWFYLESLRFLKPQETSLLGSIEPLAAIVTSVLWLQLTFGLFQVAGAALIILMVIYLSVVKETPATAQSERKTA from the coding sequence ATGAACAAACCTGATAGATGGATCGGTATCCTATTGGTGACGCTCGGTGCTACGTTTTGGGGTGTAGGCGGAACAGTAGCAAAAAGACTGTTTGAAACAGAGCAGATTCCGGTTGAATGGCTCGTTTCCGTGCGTCTGCTGTTAGCCGGCGCGCTGCTGCTGCTCATTGCCATGACAACGAAAAATAAAGCGAACGTCATCAGGATCTGGAGGGATCGATCAGCTGTCATTCAACTGGTAACCTTCAGTATTCTAGGGATGCTTGGCGTGCAGTATACGTATATGGCATCGATTGATCTCGGGAATGCTGCTGTCGCCACCCTTCTTCAATATCTGGCACCTGTGTTCATTCTCTCCTACCTGATTTTCAGGCGCATCAGCAGGTTTACAGGCCGCGATCTGATCGGGGTGTTATTGGCACTGTCAGGTACGTATCTGCTGCTGACAAACGGCTCTATTCAGACTTTATCTGTTCCTGCTGGTGCGATCATTTGGGGCGTGCTGTCCGGAGTGGCTCTTGCCTTTTACACCCTCTATGCCGGAGACCTTCTGGCTAAATGGGGGTCGCTCAACGTCATTGGCTGGGGTATGCTGATCGGCGGTGCAACGATGGCTTTGATCCATCCCCCGTGGGTGATTAATACGACAGGCTGGACCGGCCCTACACTAGTTTCACTCGGATTTGTGATTGTCTTTGGCACGATGCTTGCTTTTTGGTTTTACCTTGAAAGCCTGCGCTTTTTAAAGCCGCAGGAAACGAGCCTGCTCGGAAGTATTGAGCCGCTCGCTGCGATTGTCACTTCCGTGTTGTGGCTTCAGCTGACTTTTGGTTTATTTCAGGTCGCAGGAGCTGCTCTGATTATTCTGATGGTCATTTATTTATCTGTTGTGAAAGAAACACCTGCCACTGCTCAATCAGAACGAAAAACAGCTTGA
- a CDS encoding PhzF family phenazine biosynthesis protein, producing MKTLSYSLLDVFTTTPFGGNQLAVFYEEQPLDDVQMQQIARELNLSETVFVQPPSNGSNQKKLRIFTPQMELPMAGHPTIGTAFLLADKGLIDVKEGENSWVLEEGVGDIPVTVTQKDGTITSVQMQQPVPQFGSIFDNRKLAAALLSLSEEDLSDHLHVQTVSSGVPFLFIPIRSLEAMKKIQFRTDVWEQHFSINDETQHIFAFSTETEHADSHVHSRMFAPAMGIAEDPATGGASGPLGAYLVKNGLVQPASNHHFTMVSEQGLEMGRPSFIEIEVKTNGQEIVQVKIGGPSMIVGAGELYV from the coding sequence TTGAAAACATTGTCATACTCTTTGCTTGATGTCTTTACCACAACGCCATTTGGAGGCAATCAGCTTGCTGTTTTTTATGAAGAACAGCCGCTGGATGATGTACAGATGCAGCAAATTGCCAGAGAACTGAATTTATCAGAAACTGTGTTTGTTCAGCCTCCATCAAACGGAAGCAATCAGAAGAAACTTCGTATTTTCACTCCTCAGATGGAGCTGCCGATGGCTGGTCATCCCACGATTGGCACGGCCTTTTTATTAGCTGATAAAGGGCTGATTGATGTAAAAGAGGGCGAAAACAGCTGGGTGCTCGAAGAGGGTGTCGGAGATATTCCGGTGACCGTCACGCAAAAAGACGGCACGATTACATCGGTTCAGATGCAGCAGCCAGTTCCGCAGTTTGGTTCAATTTTCGATAATCGTAAACTGGCAGCGGCACTACTTTCACTGTCAGAAGAGGATCTGAGTGATCATTTACACGTTCAGACTGTGTCATCCGGTGTACCGTTTCTCTTTATCCCAATCCGCTCACTGGAAGCCATGAAAAAAATCCAGTTCCGTACAGATGTATGGGAACAGCACTTCAGCATAAATGATGAAACGCAGCATATTTTCGCTTTTTCAACAGAAACTGAGCATGCTGACTCCCATGTTCACAGCAGAATGTTTGCACCTGCGATGGGGATTGCGGAGGACCCTGCTACAGGCGGGGCAAGCGGTCCACTCGGAGCCTATCTTGTAAAAAACGGTCTGGTACAGCCCGCAAGTAATCATCACTTCACGATGGTCAGCGAGCAGGGACTTGAAATGGGACGTCCGAGCTTCATTGAAATAGAGGTCAAAACAAATGGTCAAGAGATCGTTCAGGTGAAAATCGGAGGGCCTTCTATGATCGTCGGAGCGGGAGAACTATACGTATAG
- a CDS encoding PAS domain-containing protein — translation MISAMNDVIQIMTALDQHLLVSISDRDCRIIYVNERFCEVSKYDKDEIIGRTHDFLRRTPPSDALRASVWEKVSKGRTWEGELELVAKDHTLYWVHATIVPFLGEDGLPERYITFRTDITKRKLKEDELLNTHQHLNQTLSELNTVKDAIAESSFIVIFNESGKVQYVNDLVCELSHYERNELLGETYRLLDFTYHRRCSIQTILSVLNKGEVWRGELKHKDKFGHEFWIHGTIIPCKNEAGTCYRYVGIGNNITELKHSEGLLLRSEKLSALGELAAGIAHEIRNPLTTLKGFTSLLLENEKEADKKLYIHLLKEEINRIDQTVNELMSLAKPKPLTLKKSNLHELMQQVWLFLQPELLLHAIEIEWKKSTTVVTDCEENQIKQVLINVMKNAIEAMNRGGTIYLSLYQEEDQIFIHVEDNGPGIPEEHLRMLGNPFYTTKTNGNGLGLLMCNNIMKNHFGRFEIKNREEGGTVVTLVLPYRP, via the coding sequence ATGATTTCTGCGATGAATGATGTGATACAGATCATGACGGCACTGGATCAGCATTTGCTGGTGTCGATTTCAGACCGGGATTGCCGGATTATATATGTGAATGAGCGTTTTTGTGAGGTTTCTAAGTATGATAAGGATGAGATTATAGGCCGTACGCATGATTTTCTCAGGAGAACGCCACCAAGCGATGCGTTAAGGGCCTCGGTCTGGGAGAAAGTTTCTAAGGGCAGGACCTGGGAAGGGGAGCTTGAGCTCGTAGCAAAAGATCATACGCTCTACTGGGTTCACGCAACGATCGTTCCTTTTCTGGGCGAAGACGGCCTTCCCGAACGCTATATCACGTTCAGAACAGATATTACAAAGCGGAAATTAAAAGAAGATGAACTTCTCAATACTCACCAGCATCTAAATCAAACACTTTCTGAGCTGAATACAGTAAAGGATGCGATTGCAGAATCGTCTTTTATCGTTATTTTTAATGAATCGGGAAAGGTTCAATATGTTAATGATCTTGTATGTGAATTATCACATTATGAGAGAAATGAGTTGCTTGGAGAGACGTATCGCCTGCTTGACTTTACCTATCACCGTCGCTGCTCCATTCAAACGATTCTTTCTGTGTTGAATAAGGGAGAGGTGTGGAGAGGAGAGCTGAAGCATAAAGATAAATTCGGCCATGAATTTTGGATTCACGGCACGATTATTCCTTGTAAAAATGAAGCGGGTACGTGCTACCGATATGTCGGCATCGGCAACAATATCACAGAGCTTAAGCATTCAGAAGGGCTGCTGCTCAGAAGTGAAAAGCTCTCTGCACTTGGTGAACTTGCAGCAGGGATCGCCCATGAAATCAGAAATCCATTGACTACCCTAAAAGGCTTTACTTCTCTGCTGCTTGAAAATGAAAAAGAAGCAGATAAGAAGCTCTATATTCATTTGCTAAAAGAAGAAATTAACCGGATTGATCAGACCGTTAATGAACTGATGTCACTTGCCAAACCGAAGCCGCTCACGTTAAAGAAATCGAATTTACATGAGCTGATGCAGCAGGTATGGTTGTTTTTACAGCCTGAACTGCTGCTGCATGCCATTGAGATTGAGTGGAAAAAATCAACGACTGTTGTGACGGATTGCGAGGAGAATCAGATTAAGCAGGTGCTGATCAATGTGATGAAAAATGCGATTGAAGCCATGAACCGTGGAGGAACGATCTATTTATCTCTATATCAGGAAGAGGATCAGATCTTTATCCATGTGGAAGATAATGGGCCTGGTATCCCGGAGGAACATCTACGCATGCTTGGAAACCCGTTTTATACGACCAAAACGAATGGAAATGGTTTGGGTCTTTTAATGTGCAATAATATCATGAAAAATCATTTTGGCCGTTTTGAGATTAAAAATAGAGAGGAAGGGGGCACTGTGGTAACACTGGTGCTGCCTTACAGACCATAA
- a CDS encoding winged helix-turn-helix transcriptional regulator, protein MKTPVNPNQCQVVTALDMIVGKWKPIILQHLMAEDTLRFNELRRRIPDITQRMLTMHLRELEENDIIHREVYPQVPPKVEYSMTEYGKTLEPILHAMHEWGMAHLERMKK, encoded by the coding sequence ATGAAAACGCCTGTAAATCCAAACCAGTGCCAGGTTGTCACAGCTCTGGATATGATCGTGGGTAAATGGAAGCCCATTATCCTGCAGCACCTGATGGCCGAAGACACACTCCGATTCAATGAATTGAGAAGAAGAATCCCGGATATCACACAACGCATGCTCACCATGCACCTGCGTGAGCTCGAAGAAAACGACATCATCCACCGTGAAGTCTACCCGCAGGTGCCGCCAAAAGTCGAATACTCCATGACAGAATACGGCAAAACCCTTGAGCCGATTCTACACGCGATGCATGAGTGGGGGATGGCGCATCTGGAGCGGATGAAGAAATAG
- a CDS encoding pirin family protein, which yields MADRFKRSVKDHWRVQYNQYGYPHVQQGWILPPDRKEEFDPFILMADDWFKRGTFSDHPHRGFQTITYVVDGRLEHIDNHGGHSVLDAGDVQYMNAGWAARHGEEAVDDDLIHTFQLWLNLPHELRTTTTSYQNVYVEDAPVVTFEGGSVRVYSGDIAGVTGPMKSLVPITMTEIHLKAGAEYKHVIPENHNAFLYMTAGEIEVGEERIALAKTDVATLTYEEDGTEAESELVIRAKSRARLLLYSGVPLKEEYIAQGPFVMSNMEEIKQAYRDFQEGKFGSPARK from the coding sequence ATGGCAGATCGTTTCAAACGTTCGGTTAAGGATCATTGGCGTGTCCAATATAATCAGTATGGTTATCCTCATGTGCAGCAGGGCTGGATTTTACCCCCTGATCGCAAGGAGGAATTTGATCCGTTCATTTTGATGGCGGATGATTGGTTTAAACGCGGTACTTTTTCTGATCACCCGCACCGCGGATTTCAGACTATTACCTATGTGGTCGATGGACGTCTGGAGCATATTGATAATCACGGCGGACACTCGGTGCTAGATGCCGGTGATGTTCAGTATATGAATGCAGGATGGGCAGCACGACACGGCGAGGAAGCGGTTGATGATGATCTGATTCACACGTTTCAACTCTGGCTCAACCTGCCACATGAACTGAGAACGACCACGACCTCTTATCAAAATGTGTATGTGGAGGACGCCCCTGTCGTCACATTTGAAGGTGGCAGCGTGCGCGTCTATTCAGGCGATATCGCAGGCGTTACCGGTCCGATGAAAAGTCTTGTTCCAATCACCATGACCGAAATTCATTTAAAAGCCGGGGCTGAATATAAACACGTCATTCCCGAAAACCATAATGCCTTTTTATACATGACAGCGGGCGAAATCGAAGTCGGCGAAGAACGCATTGCACTTGCCAAAACAGATGTGGCAACACTCACTTATGAAGAAGACGGCACAGAAGCAGAAAGTGAGCTCGTCATCCGCGCAAAAAGCCGCGCACGTCTCCTGCTATACTCAGGCGTTCCTTTAAAAGAGGAATACATCGCACAAGGTCCTTTTGTGATGAGCAATATGGAAGAAATCAAGCAGGCCTACCGCGACTTCCAGGAAGGTAAATTCGGCTCACCTGCAAGGAAATAA
- a CDS encoding Fic family protein, translating to MRAFNYDFLEELSYPMETLRLISRINEYKGKQDLYIRQAPELLNTLRSVAVIQSTKASNAIEGIIVTDKRLKSIMDKSTEPMDRSEGEIAGYRDVLDLIHSSHEAITIEPNVLLQLHRMIYKYLSFEGGSWKNSDNVITETLPTREKRIRFQPTSAFETPKAMEELCFEFKLNRGKDHVEPLILIAVFVLDFLCIHPFNDGNVRMARLLTLLLLYHFGYEVGRYISLEKIIEDTKEGYYESLRISSMDWHENKNNIFPWIHYLLGTIIAAYKQLEDRVGLVESKKGGKSERVERFIENKIGFFTKEDIKNACPDVSESTITRVLQQLKSNNRIEISEHGRNAKWRKT from the coding sequence ATGAGAGCATTCAATTACGATTTTCTTGAAGAACTTTCTTATCCAATGGAAACGTTACGATTAATTTCACGTATAAACGAGTACAAAGGAAAACAGGATTTATATATCAGGCAGGCTCCAGAGCTGCTAAATACCTTGAGAAGTGTTGCAGTGATTCAATCTACAAAAGCATCAAATGCGATTGAAGGAATCATTGTGACGGACAAACGGTTAAAAAGCATTATGGATAAAAGTACCGAACCTATGGATCGTTCTGAAGGAGAAATTGCTGGTTACCGCGATGTCCTCGACTTAATCCATTCATCTCATGAGGCGATTACCATTGAACCCAATGTTCTCTTACAGTTGCACCGAATGATATACAAGTATCTGTCATTTGAGGGTGGATCATGGAAAAACAGTGATAATGTTATTACTGAGACATTACCAACACGTGAAAAAAGAATTCGATTTCAGCCAACCTCAGCCTTTGAAACACCTAAAGCGATGGAAGAACTCTGTTTTGAATTCAAACTCAACCGTGGGAAAGATCATGTAGAACCGCTTATTCTGATTGCTGTTTTTGTACTCGATTTTCTTTGCATTCATCCATTCAACGATGGCAATGTTCGTATGGCAAGGCTATTGACACTTCTGCTTCTTTATCATTTTGGGTACGAAGTGGGACGATATATCAGCCTTGAAAAGATTATTGAGGATACGAAAGAAGGTTACTACGAATCACTTCGTATTTCATCTATGGACTGGCATGAAAATAAAAACAATATTTTCCCTTGGATTCATTATCTGCTTGGCACTATCATTGCTGCATACAAACAGCTGGAGGATCGTGTAGGGTTAGTAGAATCTAAAAAAGGCGGGAAAAGCGAGCGTGTAGAGCGCTTCATTGAAAATAAAATTGGTTTCTTTACAAAAGAAGATATAAAAAATGCCTGTCCTGATGTAAGTGAATCCACCATAACACGTGTACTTCAGCAACTAAAAAGCAATAATAGAATCGAAATTTCTGAGCATGGACGTAATGCAAAATGGAGAAAAACATAA